Genomic segment of Octadecabacter arcticus 238:
TCAGGTGGTCCTTGGCGGGGCGCTGGTTCTTGCGGCGGGCATTCTCATCGGCAGCGGGTAGTGCTTTTGCCCGCTCCAATGTAGTGCTAACGCTGTAATATGTTAGATATTTTTCTCCAGACCTTGCCATTTTTCGCGCTGATTGGCCTCGGCTACGGCGCAGGGCGATCAGGCTTTTTCACGCCCGAGGCAACAGCATACCTAACGAAATTCGTCTTCTATTTCGCGCTGTCGGCCATGCTGTTCAGGTTCTCGGCGAACCTGTCCTTGGGTGAAATTTTCGACTGGCCCTTTGTTCTCGCCTACCTTTGGGGCACGATGTTCATCTACCTCATCGCGACGGGCGTGGCACTGCTGCGCAAACGTGGCATCGAAGAAGCCGCAATTGAGGCCCAATGTGCCGTCATCGGCAACGTCGGTTTCCTTGGGATTCCAATGTTGGTGCTGCTTTTGGGCGAACAGGCCATCGGGCCGGTTATGCTGGTCCTCGCGGTTGATCTCATCGTGTTTGGCTCGCTTATCGTCATTCTTATTACTGGATCGCGTGACGGTCGGATGTCGCCGGGC
This window contains:
- a CDS encoding AEC family transporter, whose product is MLDIFLQTLPFFALIGLGYGAGRSGFFTPEATAYLTKFVFYFALSAMLFRFSANLSLGEIFDWPFVLAYLWGTMFIYLIATGVALLRKRGIEEAAIEAQCAVIGNVGFLGIPMLVLLLGEQAIGPVMLVLAVDLIVFGSLIVILITGSRDGRMSPGVLRTVGIGLLKNPMIVSISLGLIVSSIGLPIPKPANEFLSLLGAAATPGALFAIGASLATKSAERVVVAGWLSFAKLVLHPAAVAFAALVMFPVDAYAAGVMIACAALPVAGNVYILAQHYVVAPSRVSASILISTALSVITISAVIAAVT